DNA sequence from the Rattus rattus isolate New Zealand chromosome 2, Rrattus_CSIRO_v1, whole genome shotgun sequence genome:
ATTTTGAATGTAAAGTTAAAATAGTTAACGTTCTTGGATGCCTAAAGAAAAGCACCACCCTAGAAACTGAAGCACTACAACTTTTCATCTTTAGGACGACTCAGAGACCTAGCCaggtgcagtggtgcacacctctaaccCACGcacatggaagcaggaagataacCAGTACGTTAGCCAAGGCAGAAAGTAAGAAAAACCAGAGTCTGTTATATTGAGATTATGACATACCTTTTCAAATTCAATAAAAGCATAACAGAGGGACTCTCCTGTTTTCCAATCTCGGATAACttcacaactgaaaaaaaaattttgtttgtatagtcacttttaaaaaaaggaaagaaagcaaagattgcTCTAATTCTTCACACCAGAACAAAATAAGCCAGCTATTAAACCTACGGCTCCAAATTTTCAGACCCAAttctatttaaacacacacacacacacacacacacacacacacacacacacacacacacacacacacacaccccttatcaATCCAGTAAACTAATTATCTAAATTTTACTCCAAATACATAAGCTAGGCTTAGGGTGAGGGGATACGCAGGGGGAGGCTTCCTTTGAACAAAAATAAACtgctaaattattttcatttaaaaatatttttatatttcttacttatagatttctgaaatttttttagattttttttttctcctgggtaTCCCTGACTGACCTGGTATTCACTATGAAACCCAGGTAACTTCAAAATCATagcaatcttcctacctcaaagattaaagactgagctggagagatggctcagtggttaagagcactgactaatcttccagaggtcctgagttcaaatcccagcaaccacatgatggctcacaaccatctgtaatgagatctgatgccctcttctggtgtgtctgaagactgctacagtgtacttatatataataaataaatcttttaaaatttttaaattaaaaaaattaaagatttgcACTGAGATTAATGGTGTGCACTCTTTTCCAGTACAATCTTTAATTCCTGAGTCTTCTTTAGTGCAAACATAAAAGACATTCTGTTACATATTTAAGTTCTTAGTATGTTTACTCTTTGGAATTTGTCATAAGGATCCACTaatgtagcctggaactcagtctgtagaccaggctgaccatcACAGAGGTCTCCCTGCTGCTGCCGCCTCTCAAGTACTTTGATTAAAGGCACAAGTCACCATGGTTTGAGCTTATGCTTTggattttaaagtaaataaggCTCAAAGTTAATACTCTAAGCACAGTCACCACACAGAACTAACTTACCCAACGGTAACCAAGGGAAAGCCCCAAGAGAGTGGAGCTGAGAGCAGCCGGCTCGTCTCTGTCTGTGTATCGTATGatgggggccatttttttttttttttctttttcttttttttgtggctggggaccgaaccaatgGGGGccattttaaagacattaaatGAAAGGACATGCTAAACACAGCACGTGTTAACCAGGTAGCAGAAGCCTCCGTACgagttctgtctgtttctgcacTAATGACACAGGGAAGGGACCCACGAGAGGGTTCAGAATGGCACTTGCTCCTGAGAGGGAGGAGCTGAGTCACTCCCTAGGTCTacatgggagaaggagagaactggcacCCAGTAAATAAACGTAAGTGTTTTTCTAAAAAGCCAGTGACAGTTTGTTTTCACAATGATGAAGATgacaatgataatgatgatggccagagagatgactctggttaggagcacttgttgctctgcCACAagacccaagttccattcccagcaaccggtgggcaactcacaactacctagacctccagtgcagggatgCGGTGCCCTTGCCTACCCTCCATACGTGTGGACACCTGCATGCATATGGCATACACTCATGCaagactctcacacacacaccaggtacttttaaaaataataatacatttaaaataaaatactcaatgataaaaaataatacagaaaaataaatcaaaagaaaaattttaaggtttattaatttattttatgtgtgtaagtacactgttactctcttcagacacaccagaagagagcatcggtttcattacagatggttgtgagccaacgtgtggttgctgggaactgaactcaggacctctggaagaagagcagtcggtgttcctaacctccatctctccagcccaagaaaaaaattattttaaattaatttatttttattttattttatgtgtattggtattttgcctgcatgtatgcaaggctgtagttacagaaggttgtgaacgGGGTTAGTCTGGTAGATTATAAAATGCTTGCTCTGAATGCAAGGGGACCCACATATGCAGTGATGTAAGcttgtaatcacagcactagagaggtggagacaggcagaccccTAGGACTCAAGTGTGGCCAGCCAGTGTAGTCTGTAGCCTTCTTGGGGAGCTCTAGCCAGTAAGAAatactgcctcaaaaaagaaaaaggcagacaCCGCTGAGGAAGACAGCCAAGCCTGTCTTCAGGCctccacacacctgcacatgcaaaataaaaatacaacccaCAGCAACAAACCACCATTTCTCCTTTCTGAGGTATGGTGATGTAAACTTAAGACTCACgctcacacacacccatgctcacacacacccacacacacacacacacccacacttggATGGACACATAGCTTAATGTATGAAGGGTTTGCCAGGTATGCGAGACGCCCTAGGCTCAAACCACAGAACCACAGAAACTGAGTGTGGTGGTCGCCTGTCATCCTAGCCCtcagagggggaggcaggaagatcagaaggttTAAAGGTTGGCTacatgaaaagtttaaaaaataatatataaatttgtaAAATTTCATTCCGACAGATGCTGACAGGTTTAGGAGCTGAATTAAATgggcattttaaatattaataagataCAGAATATTATAGAAGTATTCTTAAATTGCTCAACTCATTCTATTGTGAAAATTTATGCTAGGAATTGAAGAATCACTCAAAtgttaaatcaaattaaattaatgTGTCTGAAAACACACTTTTCTTTCCAACTGTTGAAACACATATCTATAAAATCACCAGTATGAAATTCATCAAAGAGGGTGGAACTATGTCTCAGAGGTAGAGAACTTGCTCAAATGCATGATGACCTAGTTttgatccccagccccacaaaaaaataaaacaaaaagcaaatttaaaaattcactcaaggggttggggatttaagctcagtggtagagcgcttgcctagcaagtgcaaggccctgggttcggtccccagctccgggaaaaaaaaaaaaaattcactcaaAATTGACaaactcaccaaaaaaaaaaaaaaaatgtataattaaaaaaacctgtgctcatggtggctcacaaccatctgtaatgagatctgatgccctcttctggtgtatctgaagacagctacagtgtacttatatataataaatgaataaatctaaaaaataattaaaaaaaaaacaaaacaaaactgtgctgAATGTGGTGATCTATGGCTTTAAGTCTtaacactctggaagcagaggtgggcagatctcaagttcaagcCCACTGTATGGCAAGTTGCtagccagtcaaggctacataataagaccctgttccaaaaagacaaaacataaaacaaatacccACACCACTCAGTTAATATTAGATAGTTCCAAATTTCTCTTTTACTAATCCTAGGATTACCTTCTTATTGGCCCAAATCTTGAGAATATGATCTCCAAGTCCTCGTCTGTGGTCACTGGATTCAGTTTACACACAAACAGCACATTCTCCGGGGGTTTAATATCTGCGTCAGGCAGGTCTCCCACCTAAAGTTACAAATAATCAAGCACACAAATCAAGTCCTTTAGTTTTTATTCCAAATGTTTTTGACCAAGCCCACAACACTAATTTCCTAAAACCATCTAAATTACACCATGAACTATAGGttcaaggtgaaaaaaaaaataataatctaagaAATATTTCAAGGGCTAGAAGATATCTCAtggggtaaaagtgcttgctatcAATATCAAGCCCAAAGACTTGAGTTCGACTCTTAGGACTCTCACATATGTTAGAACATGGTCCAAAATGGAGTCCTGTGAgatttctgagtgcttgtgagaagcCAAGataagagtcttgtgacctcagtttcttccaaaGCATGGAATTGTTCTTGGATTCTGTAGCagcagataggagtgagtttacttcagagtTTGTGTTACAACTGGCTAGTGTTATGTTTTACATGCCTGTATGAAAAAAACGTGTCTTTGCCTGGTGCAGTCTGCCTGCCCCACTTGCCCCTGTGATTGTACACTCACGTGACTCCTCTcaccctcagagtataaactgtgccatgctctgaataaagtgaGCTATTGCACgagactttagtctgcctcatttATCATCTCCATTCTCTCAGGTCCCTCTGCCTTTAGAGCAGTAAACACACAAGGTGGAAGAACCAACCTCCTAAATTTGTCCCTCGATTTCCACATgcaaaccatatacacacaaagaaaaacaaaatgcaataaaaaattttgctattaaaaaaatcTGATACTCTATCTTTCCTGGTATTAACAATATTAATAGCTATGTTTTTACCTAACTTAATAACTGCTTTAAGCAATTCCATGATTCCCATCCCCTTTACtgacttttaaactttatttctatttcaggCAGGATCTTACTGGAGTTCTGACTTGATTCAAACCTGCAGCCCTACTACCCCACCTTCTGAGTACTGATATCATAGGCCAGTTACACCATAGCAGGCACAATCTCCAATTTAAAAGCAAGTACAGTGAAATCAAAAGGACACAATAGCTAGGACACAATCCAGACTATCCTGGCCTTGAAACCCAAATAAcaaccatgttttctttttttaagtgtttgacATATTGTTTGAAGAGCATAGTTTAtaaagaataacaataaaaatcactggggctggctcagtggtaaCGGCCTCTGCCatcaagcctgaagacctaagTTGGACACTCAGGGGACACAGATAACCAACTCCtgtatgttgtcctctgaccctcaaaCATGCACCCAACTAACATACAACCACACCCAGAGTAAAATTTATacgttttaaaattaattaataaaaagctaCCTGGCCAAAGAACAAATACCCCCCCATGGTCCCATTGTCCTGCAtttcacaaaaatcacacatcttttgttttctttttttggctatTCCTTTCCCCCCTCTAACATGTTTACTCCATACGTCGTCAAGCAATATaatatttggttttgctttggtaaTACCCAATTCTTTCCAGACTGCTTTCCAATATGGAACCACATCCTCTCAACTTCAGGCCTTTTACTTTCTCCAAACTAAAGTCCAGATCAAAGTCAGCTGCTATAGCAAAGAGCACACTGGAGTGTGTTGGGCACACTTCCTACTAGGGAGACTACAGAGGGCACAGTGGGGTGACATGATGATGTACTGCCCACAAGCATTTTGAGGGCAACACTATTCCGTATATGTATATCTGAAAACTGAGATGACCACGTAAAGAATTGCACTGAATAAACACAGCAGAAAGACAATCTTGGGATTCAGAGTCAGAGCCATGAATCTGCTCAATGTTTCTACGGCCTGCTAATGGCAAGAGCAGCCTATTAGCTATGCCCACATCTAGCCAGCATCCGAGATGCTAGGCAGGCTGATGGGTCTGGAAAAGACTAGCTTGGGCAGTGGCACAGTAGCACCCTGTCTTGaccaaggagaagaaaacaaatcaatagaAATCCATAAATGAGACAAAGGAAGCCAAGTACATTAGTGGGAAAGATGGAGGAGGCGGAAGCGATGGCTCTGTAGCTGGGACAGCTGGGAGCACGCGCTGCTCTTTCCGTTCCTCAGCTCTGCCTAATGAACATAGGAGGCTCACAAACCGTCTGGAACTGCAGCTCACGAGGACCTGACACAGCTGCCTCCGTGGGCACCTGTGCCAACCAAAttcatacacaagcacacacatatacacataagtaacTGGGCTGATACAGGTAGCCAAAGAAATGTGATTCAGTGTAGGGAAGTAAATGATTTATCAGCCAAAACAAAATTTTCTCTACTATACATAAAAATGTAGTCTAATTAAACAatgttcatataaatatatatataaatatataaatagtaaaCTAAAATTCAAGTAAGGTATAAATTAGATAACCATCtcccatttttaaaacttttttatttgtgtgtgtgtgtgtgtgtgttgtgtgtgtgtgtgtgtgtgtgtgttgtgtgtgggcatgtgcatgccatggtatacagaggtcagaggaaagtaACAGGAATGGGCTCTATCCTTTCACCGTGTGGGTTCTGGTGATccaactcaggttatcaggtaCCACAGCAAGGGCCTTTACCCACCCCCTCACCTCAgcccttctctttttaaaacaacacTCAGAAATttatggaaaaacagaaacaatctaTTTTCGTGTTACTGTGTCCTACAAAACGTAATCCACGCAGAGCGGTGGTGCACATGTCTTTgaccccagcatttgagaggcaaaggcaggtagatgtctGAGTATCCTGGTTCATagagtgagcttcaggacagactgctatacagagaaaccctgactcgaaaaacaaacaagtaacccAGGAAAAACAATCTCGctaaatttttattagtttactaTCACAAAAACAGATAAACTCAATATGTGTTATGTAAGTTACATAACTATTTGTCCAAAATTATCTTACCATCTCTAAAAGAATAGCTTGAGTTTTAGCCtctttttctgcctttatttcttctacttcttcagCTGATCTTCCTTTGAAGTCATCAATTTCTTCATCTGCTCCTATTCGACCACTCTGTAATACAGAAGTTAAAAATTTGAGAATCATGGAAGACAAAACATGTTTTACTCTTAGCTTATCAaacatagaagaataaaaatttacaaatatctgGCATTCATTTAAATTAATTCCATAATATTTGCCAAACTTAGCTTTGGagtgattataaaatcaaaagaaatatttatatagataCTATTATCCAACTAAGTATTCAGTAGAACAGATACataattttagaattaaataCCAAACTCAACCATAAGTTCAGCTTTGAGAAAGCCTAGTAAATTTAAACTTCAAATGCCTGCAAGAATTGTTCTCTGCAGTCCACAGAAATGGCTAGGCCTAGCCTGGCTCCACAATATCCCCACCGAAAGAGTGTCTTACAAGATAGTCATCCACTTTGACCCTGAGGGTATTCTCCTAGATAGAGTGAGATAGAGAAGCTTTCAAGGCACTGTTTATATAAAGTTTCAGAACTGAGACTCCTGACAGAATAGAAACTacagagagaaattaaggaaatgagacagcatcaaaagaaaaaaatctctatggGTGAGAAAGAAATCCTAAACTTGTTCTTGTGTAGCAGATCAAACAATATAAGctatagaaagaaatattttaatacactGTACAAGAAGGTGCTACTAGCTGGGGAGTGGTGAACTCCTTTTATCCTACCATgagaaaaggcaggcagatctctctgaatttgaggccagcctggtctacataggaaaaCTGTAAGcctgccagagctacacagagagaagaaacgGACAACACCACCAAGGTGCCACTTACATCTAATTGCTCCTTCGTAGGTTCTGGTGATCGATCAGGAATTAATAAATCAGGAGGGTCATCAAAGGGGTCATCTAAAATCACTGTATGATTTATCCttacaaaacaaatccaagtcAAGTGTTACGTTTATTTCAGAATCCATACTTTCTTCATAGACTCTAGCATATAAGTATTTCTACTGCCCACAGAGCTCAGGCACTACTGACCTACAGTATACGTTTATAGTGAGCAGCACTGTTTTCCCTTTGACATTGGTGCTCTGCATGACTTATGATGTAAAGTGTGCCTGGCACCTGGAATccctccccagcactcaggaggttgagggaAGAGACTCTCTAGTctgaggttagcctgagctagagagtaagttccaggaaagctgggctacagagtgaggctgtctcaaaacacaccatgaaaaacaaacagggaaagaaaagagtgaaTGCCTAAACCCTGCTACTTgtaccctatttaaaaaaaaaaaaaaaaaaaaaactgccttaaaaaataaactggagcAAGAGTAATTCTAACCAATATAACAATtagtacaaaagaaaaataaaaacgttCCTTTTCACAAGGATTCTAATGCCCTCATATTAATTCACATTTTGAATCATTAACTAGTTGTGATGGTTAATTTCCATTGTTAACGTGGCAGAATCTGGACACTCCTGGAAAGGGAGCCTAGACTAAAGTGGTCTGAGGGAATGCCTGTGAAGGATTGGCTGAACACAGCTGATGGGAAGACCGTCTCACAGGCTGGGCCCTGGACTgactgaggaggagggagctgtgCACAAGCCACACCTCGCCCTGCCTTGCCTCCCCTCGCTCTGCCTCATCACTGTGAGTGCGGTATAACCAGCTGCCTCAAGTGTCATTTCAACTACTCTACTGACTGCAGCCCAAAGCTGTgagctgaagtaaaccctttcctcctcgagTAATTCCTTATGTCAGAGTAATTAATTTCCTTATGTCAGAGTAAttcattacagaaaaataaaaactgagataTTAGTCCTATGTGCAGAAATCTACTCATTCATGTCAGTACATGTGCAATAATACCACAGTGTTAAAACATTCtagatattaagaaaataaagctaaCCACACCTGATATCTTGATATGGTACAAAATCCTTGTCGACAAAGGTCTCATTGATTTTCTTAACTATGTCCATGCCTTCTGTCACTTCACCAAATACTGTATGAACACCATCAAGGTAATCTAAATTTTCTCCTGTAGTAATAAGAAACTACACCAAAagacacataataaatatttgaaagcataTATAACTCTGAAATCACttagaactataaaaaaaaaccaaaaaacccaagacTCTAGATTTACTGTATCAATTCTtgtatacttattttttaaaactaaataaaaaacagaGATTATGTTTATATCAACAGGTACAGAGATATTCCCCTGATAGTTTAAAATACTTCAACAAGACAGGCGGCACAACGCGTGTatacagtgcccacagaagccagaagaggccatcagatggAGTCCCAAAGCattgtgagccatcctgtgggtgctgggaatcaagttagaaactctggaagaagagctcgtgcttttaaccactgagccatctgccccgCCCTAACCCTGCCCTTTAATgtggaaaagaaataatttgacaTTTCCCCTAAAAAATGTCCTTAATACATTTTCTCATTACtgaataaattactttaaaaaaggtAACTTCATAGGCTCCATCCAGCAAAGCTCATCTCCATCCATGTCCTAACCTGAGATCCATGTTGATCACTGCCATTGTTCACCATGGACACAGTGCCTTTCTTCTTGTGCTTAATCCTTGGTACTTTTTCTGCCTCAAAAAAGCTTGCTTGATCACCATACAGTTGCCTGAAAGTATAAAGTTATAAAACTTCAATACCCCCAAAATTTAATACAGAGGTATCGCAACAGTATGACTGTGTCTTTATAAATGTCCCAGTGATCCAAAtaccccttcttcttctttatagGCAGGCATTCTGGGAACTTAGGGAACCAGTGTAGAATTTGAGGTATTTTAATGTGATGATTGAACCACCACTGACTGGAGGATTTAACAAGTTTGAaaccaggttggggatttagctcagcggtagagcgcttgcctaggaagcgcaaggccctgggttggtccccagctcgaaaaaaaaaaaaaaaaaaaaaacaagtttgaaACCAACCTGGGCAacacaatgagttctaggacagcatgGACTAGAGTGAGATTCTGACTCATGAACCCAAATCAATAATAACTGAGATGGGGGTGAtgatgcacacctataatctAACACTGAGGAGGCTAAGGCATAAGAACCTTCAGTCTGGcgaggcagtggtggtacacacctttactcccaacacttgagaagcagaggaaggcagatccctgagtCCAAAACCAGCCAGgtgtacagaatgagttccaggccagccaggaatagAGAGacattctttctcaaaaaaaaaaaaaaaaaccaaaaaccaaaacaaaacctaagtCTGAgcccagcctaagctacatggtgagttccagattaacctgggctacagaataagatACCACttcaaaaataaccaataaaaaataaataaagatagagGACAGGGATAGAGCTCAATTGGTACAATGTACACTTAGTATACACAAACTGTATGTTCAATTGCCAACTGTAAAACTAGGTGTAATGGTGTATGCCTCGAATCTCAGTATAaggaaaatggaggcaggaggatcagttcaagCCCATTCTCAGCTTGGTACAgactgagttcaagatcaacctgggttacatgaaatcctgtctctaaacacacacacatactcacagtcCTGCCTCGTTGCtcttttatcaacttgacacaagctagagttagttatctgggaagaggagcctcaattaagaaaatggttccaggggttggggatttggctcagtggtagagcccttgcctaggaagcacaaggtcctgggttcggtccccagccccgaaaaaaagaaaaagaaaaaaaaagaaaatggttccaTCAGATCGCCTATAGGCAAGtatataggacattttcttgataaatgattTGTGTaagagggttagagagatggctcttccagaggtcctgagttcaattcccagcaaccacatggtggctcacaaccatctgtaatgagatccaatgccctcttctggtgtgtctgatgacagctacaatgtactcatataaataaaataagtctttaaaaaaaaaagtggggggctggagagatggctcagtggctaagagcactgactgttcttccaggggtcctgagttcaaatcccagcaaccacagggtggctcacaaccatctgtaatgagatctgatgccctgttctggtgtgtctgatgacagctacagtgtactcatatatgtgaaataaatctttaaaaaaaaaagtgggcctAACCACACAGGGTCAGTGCCACCTTGGCAAGTAGTTCCGGGCTGTACAAGAAAGCATACTGAGCAAGCTGTgtagagcaagccaggaagaagtGTTcatcatggcttctgcttcagttcctgccttaagttcctgtcctgacttcctttggtaataaAGTGTTACTTGAAAGAAATAAGCCCTCTCCTTTCCAAATTTCTTTTGACCATAGATTTTATCGCAGCAGTAGAAACTCTAATTTAAATGCATGCATAGGAACTTACCCAAATATAGACTCTCCTCCACGGCCAGTCCCTGTGGGATCTCCTGTTTGTATGATAAAGTCCCGCTATAATATACAAAATTCTCTGTTAGTTCACACTTGCTACATGTTTCCAATAACAGAGAGCACGACTACTACCTACTAACTCACCTGTACATTGTGAATGAGGCAGTagttgtaatattttattttgcacaGCTTCAAAAAATTCAAGCAAgctaaaaagaaagtaaaaattagaTTATAGGAAAGCAAAAAGCAGTTTTAGACTAATTAGTAACAGCATAATTAGAACAATTTAATctaaacttttattaaaaaagtTCTGTGAGCTGGACTTGTTCATCACTAGGGACAGGCTCTGAGtgttcccagcctcaccctgcctctAGTTCACTCTCCCTGCTTGGTGTGCTCTGCTAAAAATGTGATCTCACATCTGCCTAATCCAGCCGAAAGCTGCCATTCCTGCCCCACCATTATGAACtgtccctctgaaaccataatccAAAACAAACGCTTCCATAAGTCACTTTCTGGTGtcggtgttttatcacaccaacagaagagtaactaataCAGCCTTCTAGATGTTTGACAATGGCATCACAAACATCACTAATTATGGTTCATGTCCTTGAAGAACTCATAGATGCATGCTAACAAGTTCTTAAGGCACtaagaaaccacaaagaaaataaaatacataaggCTCCCTGCCCTCCATAAATTTCTATTTATGGAACTAGGGTCATAACCAGGTATGATGGCATATGCCTGAGATGAATCAGAACCATGAATTTAAACTAGTGTGGGATATACAATAAGacagtctcaaaaacagaaagaaaaaaaatacaacaaaggtCCTCACAACTAACATGAAATAATGACATTAGGTATTTCTAATAATACTGTCTATGTTATTTAAGTAGCTATATATACAtaactatcacacacacacacacacactttagtttcatgagacagggtttctctatgtagctctggctgtcctagaactccctctgtagatcagtAACTGTCTTAAACTTAGAGATCAGACTGCTTCTactttaagtgctgggattgaaggtataTACCACTGCCCCCAACTctgtaaaatgatttttttaaggtAGTTTTAAAATGCTACAAAgggttcaaaagaaaaaaaatgtttgtagcTAGGGAAGCTAGAAGACTATATGGAGTTAAGGTAGAGATTAAAAGAATTCGATTGTATCATATCAACATTATATGtaccaattaaaaatatatatctaggggttggggatttagctcagtggtaaagcgcttgcctagcaagcgcaaggccctgggttcagtccccagctccgaaaaaaagaaaaaagaaaaaaaaaatatatatatatatctaaaaAGAGAACCTGGAGACTGGTGAGTTGGCTCAATGGATAAGGGAGCTTACTGTCATGCTTGACCTGCATTTGACTTCTGaaacccacatggtaaaaggaaaacAGGCTCCCAGGTTGTCCTCCTATCTCTACAGGAGTGCCTTGGCACtcgagtgcacacacacgcacatgcactgAGCAATGGAGGGAAAGGGacaaggggggtggggaagagtgTGTGTTTTTACAAAGATGAAAGGGGCCAGGcactggtggc
Encoded proteins:
- the Ppil4 gene encoding peptidyl-prolyl cis-trans isomerase-like 4 yields the protein MAVLLETTLGDVVIDLYTEERPRACLNFLKLCKIKYYNYCLIHNVQRDFIIQTGDPTGTGRGGESIFGQLYGDQASFFEAEKVPRIKHKKKGTVSMVNNGSDQHGSQFLITTGENLDYLDGVHTVFGEVTEGMDIVKKINETFVDKDFVPYQDIRINHTVILDDPFDDPPDLLIPDRSPEPTKEQLDSGRIGADEEIDDFKGRSAEEVEEIKAEKEAKTQAILLEMVGDLPDADIKPPENVLFVCKLNPVTTDEDLEIIFSRFGPIRSCEVIRDWKTGESLCYAFIEFEKEEDCEKAFFKMDNVLIDDRRIHVDFSQSVAKVKWKGKGGKYTKSDFKEYEKEQDKPANLVLKEKVKPKQDAKYDLILDEQAEDSKSSHSHTSKKHKKKTRHCSEEKEDEDYMPIKNPNQDIYREMGFGHYEEEESCWEKQKNEKRDRRQNRSRSRSRERDGHYSNSHKPKYQTDPYERERSRKRDRSRSPKKSKDKEKSKYR